From one Tsukamurella tyrosinosolvens genomic stretch:
- a CDS encoding DUF1761 domain-containing protein, giving the protein MDMTISWLAVLAATVVGFVIAFVWYSDWGLVGGTWRKLTGVTKEISAGAGKGPMVIFVASLVLTAIGLAAADSLAAGFFDSDSPWLGVAVGAAAWAGFSVSTLAQHNGFEMKPTRLTVINCAYQLVLFVGMGLTIGLLQ; this is encoded by the coding sequence ATGGACATGACCATCAGCTGGCTCGCGGTACTCGCGGCGACGGTCGTCGGGTTCGTGATCGCCTTCGTCTGGTACAGCGACTGGGGGCTCGTGGGCGGGACGTGGCGCAAGCTGACCGGTGTCACGAAAGAGATCTCGGCCGGTGCGGGCAAGGGGCCGATGGTGATCTTCGTTGCCTCGCTGGTCTTGACGGCGATCGGCCTGGCGGCGGCGGACTCGCTCGCGGCCGGCTTCTTCGACAGCGATTCCCCATGGCTCGGTGTCGCGGTCGGGGCGGCGGCGTGGGCGGGCTTCTCGGTCTCGACGCTGGCGCAGCACAACGGCTTCGAGATGAAACCCACGCGGCTGACCGTGATCAACTGCGCGTATCAGCTGGTGCTGTTCGTGGGCATGGGGCTGACCATCGGGCTGCTCCAGTAG
- a CDS encoding winged helix-turn-helix transcriptional regulator yields MVEKVNRSAPARSYGQFCALARSLDVIGDRWTLLIVRELLPRAMRYGELKTSLAGIATNLLADRLRSLEANGIVERHLDGAGVVYRLTPWGAELREPMEALGRWGIPLLASGRGDDAFQPRWLTLAVPALLRGRTASPSVEVGIETEGFLMLVRIDETGPSAVVPAERPGTVLSASPDVVVGLATGTVSVEEAIAQGGLDGDPSPLRAVFRAGQ; encoded by the coding sequence ATGGTTGAAAAAGTCAATCGCTCGGCGCCGGCCCGCTCGTACGGTCAGTTCTGCGCGCTCGCGCGCTCGCTGGACGTGATCGGCGACCGATGGACCCTCCTGATCGTCCGCGAGCTGCTGCCCAGGGCGATGCGGTACGGCGAGCTGAAGACCTCGCTCGCGGGAATCGCGACGAACCTCTTGGCGGACCGACTGCGCAGCCTCGAAGCGAACGGGATCGTCGAGCGCCACCTCGACGGTGCGGGTGTGGTCTATCGACTCACGCCGTGGGGCGCGGAGCTCCGCGAGCCGATGGAGGCGCTCGGGCGGTGGGGAATCCCCCTCCTAGCCTCAGGACGCGGCGACGACGCGTTCCAGCCGCGCTGGCTCACACTCGCCGTCCCGGCACTGCTCCGAGGCCGCACCGCGTCGCCGAGCGTCGAGGTCGGGATCGAGACCGAGGGATTCCTCATGCTCGTCCGCATCGATGAGACCGGCCCGTCGGCGGTTGTACCGGCGGAGCGACCCGGCACGGTGCTGAGCGCCTCGCCGGATGTCGTCGTCGGCCTCGCGACCGGCACGGTCTCGGTCGAGGAGGCGATCGCGCAGGGTGGGCTCGACGGTGATCCGTCTCCGCTGCGAGCGGTGTTCCGGGCGGGTCAGTAG
- a CDS encoding HNH endonuclease signature motif containing protein, whose amino-acid sequence MAIPSALLDLPGDIIPQGLAAAGVDPCAVAQVLFEQRRSENRAFCRTMTTVYALHRVMYADDEAEYLAQPGDYVEAVQARRRLSAAAEALEAQASTAMRVGPSAAAHAIEVAVGLVERIPRILSLIGEGVISPKAGEVALTRSRVLSAEQVRVFDGRLAERLTRQYEVLALPALREAADLVVDQIDPEAVERRRRAAEQDRRVTFRPEEDGMAAAFALLPAQDTAELSTRVDYIAGTVCAEDPRTLPQRYADGLMQLTRGYSTLGCQCETAECRYREARYQGEPDADGVITRFITMINVVVNERDLADPADTTTDVAGGGSEAEGAGDASGFAYLVGHGPITGAHARELAARDDAKVRPFGRRIADSSETLAPDVGAEPSLTAVDDAGSTRATHDIAFTFAEIVARIEGHSGPWGGPAGDGPDDPEPDDPGPAGGSPPDGDRGPDTGPAGAPPPGGRRMDIGSSDVGGPGPSETTSRASRGGAVVRARGSAGYRPSADLRRYLRLLFPRCVFPFCNRPASRAQIDHRREYDHRAPELGGGTTADQIQPLCVAHHQLKTAGQWIDARLNDGRILWASPDGRRYIVDPHGVVLELFPDLARVEWIVPERAISPRAEAAAGVRTRLQREHARRERLRRRNIATMEAERSRHCAPLSEFEDGLVAALGVPRPRRAPSFDGPPPY is encoded by the coding sequence ATGGCCATTCCGTCGGCGTTGCTCGATCTACCTGGGGATATTATCCCTCAGGGGCTCGCCGCTGCTGGTGTCGACCCGTGCGCGGTGGCCCAGGTTCTGTTCGAACAACGGCGGAGTGAGAATCGTGCCTTCTGTCGCACCATGACCACCGTGTACGCGCTGCACCGGGTGATGTACGCGGACGACGAGGCCGAGTACCTGGCGCAGCCGGGCGATTATGTGGAAGCGGTGCAGGCGCGGCGTCGGCTCTCCGCTGCGGCGGAGGCGCTGGAGGCACAGGCCTCCACAGCTATGCGCGTGGGGCCGTCCGCCGCCGCGCACGCGATCGAGGTCGCGGTCGGCCTCGTGGAGCGCATCCCGCGGATACTCTCGCTGATCGGCGAGGGCGTGATCTCGCCGAAGGCCGGAGAGGTCGCGTTGACGCGTTCGCGCGTGCTCAGTGCGGAACAGGTGCGGGTCTTCGACGGGCGCCTCGCGGAGCGCCTGACTCGGCAGTACGAAGTGCTCGCGCTCCCTGCGCTGCGCGAGGCCGCCGACCTGGTGGTGGATCAGATCGATCCCGAGGCGGTGGAGCGGCGCCGTCGGGCGGCCGAGCAGGACCGCCGGGTCACGTTCCGCCCCGAGGAGGACGGGATGGCGGCGGCGTTCGCGCTCCTGCCGGCGCAGGACACTGCCGAACTGTCGACGCGGGTGGACTACATCGCAGGCACCGTGTGCGCGGAGGATCCGCGGACGCTGCCCCAGCGATACGCCGATGGTCTGATGCAGCTCACCCGCGGTTACTCCACGCTCGGGTGCCAGTGCGAGACAGCGGAATGCAGGTACCGCGAAGCTCGCTACCAGGGCGAACCGGATGCCGACGGCGTGATCACCCGCTTCATCACGATGATCAACGTGGTGGTGAACGAGAGGGACCTCGCCGACCCTGCGGATACGACCACCGATGTCGCAGGTGGCGGCAGCGAGGCGGAGGGGGCCGGCGATGCGAGCGGGTTCGCGTATCTGGTGGGGCACGGGCCGATCACCGGCGCTCACGCGCGCGAACTCGCCGCACGGGACGACGCGAAGGTCCGGCCGTTCGGGCGGCGGATCGCCGACTCCTCGGAGACGCTCGCGCCCGACGTCGGTGCCGAGCCGTCGTTGACTGCGGTGGACGACGCGGGTTCCACGCGTGCGACGCACGACATCGCGTTCACCTTCGCCGAGATCGTCGCCCGCATCGAGGGGCACTCCGGGCCGTGGGGCGGGCCTGCGGGCGATGGCCCTGATGATCCCGAGCCCGACGATCCCGGGCCGGCCGGAGGCTCACCGCCCGATGGAGACCGAGGCCCGGATACCGGTCCCGCCGGCGCTCCGCCACCGGGTGGCCGGCGGATGGACATCGGATCGAGCGATGTGGGAGGCCCCGGCCCGTCGGAAACGACCAGCCGCGCATCGCGAGGCGGTGCGGTGGTGCGGGCGCGCGGCAGCGCCGGGTACCGGCCATCGGCGGACCTGCGCCGGTACCTGCGGCTGTTGTTTCCGCGCTGCGTGTTCCCCTTCTGCAACCGCCCCGCGTCGCGGGCGCAGATCGATCATCGTCGCGAGTACGACCACCGCGCCCCGGAGTTGGGAGGTGGGACGACGGCGGACCAGATCCAGCCGCTGTGCGTCGCCCATCACCAGCTGAAGACCGCGGGCCAGTGGATCGACGCGAGGTTGAATGATGGGCGGATCCTGTGGGCCTCGCCGGACGGCCGGCGCTACATCGTCGATCCGCACGGCGTCGTCCTGGAACTCTTTCCGGACCTCGCACGCGTCGAGTGGATCGTCCCCGAGCGTGCGATTTCGCCGCGTGCGGAAGCCGCTGCCGGCGTACGAACTCGCCTGCAGCGCGAGCACGCGCGCCGAGAGAGGCTGCGCCGCCGGAATATTGCGACGATGGAAGCGGAGCGGTCCCGACACTGCGCACCCCTGAGCGAGTTCGAAGACGGTCTCGTCGCCGCCCTCGGTGTGCCGCGACCGCGCCGCGCACCGTCGTTCGACGGTCCGCCGCCCTACTGA
- a CDS encoding M3 family metallopeptidase yields MTVDAVLAPSTLPFALPDFAAFADADYEAAFAEGFARHRRDIAAIAENPEPATFENTVEAMERAGQDLGRVAAVFFSLTSTDRTDALEAAQAAISPRWSAHFDAILMDAALFARIDELYTRRGDLGLDAEQQRLLERYHLRFARAGAGLDAAAQERLRTINTELAELTTEFSRRTLAETNASAVHFATEAELDGLDADAVAAARAAAQEAGREGYLLALGYPLNQPNLARLTDRESRRKVFEASSERNTRGGENDTRELIARVAALRAERAALFGYPHHAAYQIADQTAGTAEAALGMLRDLAAPAARNAAAERAELEELAGHPIEAWDWPYYARIAEQRAQAGDGGAEGPQLSDFLALDTVIENGVFEAASRMYGLAFTERTDLALYHPDARAWQVTGPDGTPLGLFIGDYFARPSKRGGAWMTSFVDQSALLDARPVIINVCNFVRPPAGRPALLTRDEVTTVFHEFGHALHGLLSDVTYPYFSGTSVPRDFVEFPSQFNEMFAAWPTILDGYARHYETGEPLPAGLRRSVLEPGTRGEGFGTVEYLAAAVIDLAWHMIEPGTVVADVEAFEAAALADAGLDVAGVPPRYRGPFFNHIFSGGYSAGYYSYIWSEVLDADASAWFTAHDGPTRENGEKLRTAVLSRGGSVDASQAYRDFRGADPDITPLLERRGLTP; encoded by the coding sequence CGGACTACGAGGCGGCCTTCGCCGAGGGCTTCGCCCGGCACCGTCGGGACATCGCGGCGATCGCCGAGAATCCCGAGCCCGCCACGTTCGAGAACACCGTCGAGGCGATGGAACGCGCCGGTCAGGACCTGGGGCGGGTGGCCGCGGTCTTCTTCTCGCTGACCTCCACCGACCGCACCGACGCGTTGGAGGCCGCGCAGGCGGCGATCTCGCCGCGGTGGTCGGCGCACTTCGACGCGATCCTCATGGATGCGGCGTTGTTCGCCCGCATCGATGAGCTATACACCCGGCGTGGCGATCTCGGGCTCGATGCCGAGCAGCAGCGCCTCCTCGAGCGGTACCACCTGCGTTTCGCCCGTGCGGGCGCGGGGCTGGACGCCGCGGCGCAGGAACGGCTTCGGACGATCAACACCGAGCTCGCCGAGCTCACGACCGAGTTCTCCCGGCGCACCCTTGCCGAGACCAACGCCTCCGCCGTGCATTTCGCGACCGAGGCCGAGCTCGACGGCCTGGACGCGGATGCCGTCGCCGCCGCTCGCGCCGCGGCGCAGGAGGCCGGTCGCGAGGGATACCTGCTGGCCCTGGGGTATCCGCTCAACCAGCCGAACCTCGCGCGGCTGACGGACCGCGAGTCGCGCCGGAAGGTCTTCGAGGCCTCGTCGGAGCGGAACACGCGCGGCGGCGAGAACGACACCCGCGAGTTGATCGCCCGCGTCGCGGCCCTGCGCGCCGAGCGGGCCGCGCTCTTCGGGTACCCGCACCACGCGGCGTACCAGATCGCCGACCAGACCGCGGGGACCGCCGAAGCGGCCCTCGGGATGCTGCGCGACCTCGCCGCCCCGGCCGCGCGGAACGCCGCCGCCGAGCGCGCCGAACTGGAGGAGCTCGCCGGGCATCCGATCGAGGCCTGGGACTGGCCGTACTACGCCCGCATCGCCGAGCAGCGCGCGCAGGCGGGGGACGGCGGCGCGGAGGGGCCGCAGCTCAGCGACTTCCTCGCGCTCGACACAGTCATCGAGAACGGCGTGTTCGAGGCCGCGTCGCGGATGTACGGGCTCGCTTTCACCGAGCGCACCGATCTCGCGCTGTACCACCCGGACGCGCGGGCGTGGCAGGTCACCGGGCCCGACGGTACGCCGCTCGGCCTGTTCATCGGGGACTACTTCGCGCGGCCGAGCAAGCGCGGAGGAGCGTGGATGACCAGCTTCGTGGACCAGTCGGCGCTGCTCGATGCGCGGCCCGTGATCATCAACGTCTGCAACTTCGTCCGGCCGCCCGCGGGGCGCCCCGCGCTGCTCACGCGCGACGAGGTGACCACTGTCTTCCATGAGTTCGGGCACGCGCTGCACGGCCTGCTCTCGGACGTCACCTACCCGTACTTCTCGGGGACCAGCGTGCCGCGCGACTTCGTGGAGTTCCCGTCCCAGTTCAACGAGATGTTCGCCGCGTGGCCGACGATCCTCGACGGGTACGCCCGGCACTACGAGACCGGCGAGCCGTTGCCCGCCGGACTCCGGCGGTCGGTGCTCGAGCCCGGTACGCGCGGTGAGGGATTCGGCACCGTCGAATACCTGGCGGCGGCCGTGATCGACCTGGCGTGGCACATGATCGAGCCGGGCACGGTCGTCGCCGACGTGGAGGCCTTCGAGGCCGCGGCGCTCGCCGACGCCGGGCTCGACGTGGCCGGCGTGCCGCCGCGGTACCGCGGCCCGTTCTTCAACCACATCTTCTCCGGCGGCTACAGCGCCGGCTACTACAGCTACATCTGGTCGGAGGTGCTCGACGCCGACGCGTCCGCCTGGTTCACCGCGCACGACGGTCCGACGCGCGAGAACGGCGAGAAGCTCCGTACGGCCGTGCTCTCCCGCGGCGGGAGCGTCGATGCGTCGCAGGCGTACCGCGACTTCCGCGGCGCCGACCCGGACATCACGCCGCTGCTGGAGCGTCGCGGCCTGACGCCGTAG